GTACTTCCAGTGATATTCGCCGCGCACGCTGTCCGGGTCCTTGGACAGGTCGCCGGCCGGCAGCGGGCCGACCCACGTTGTCGGATCATCCCGCTTGAGTGACCGCGGCGGAGCCTCCCACAGCGACTCGCGGGCGCGGGCCATCAGCGCCGCGTCCATGATCCCGCGCTTGACGAGGTAGCCGTTGCGCTTGAAGAAACGCAGTTCTTCAACGTTGAGCATCGTCGAATCTCCTCACGCACCCACCGGCCACGGCATCAGTTCCACGGCAGCCATGGGGTAGTCGTCAACATTCGCCGTAGCGAGTGCCGCCCCGACACGGACCGCGGCGGCGGCGATCAGGCAGTCGGCCTGATGGAGCGTCACGCCGCGGTCCGCGAACTCCCGGCGCCACCGCCCCGCCCGTATCGCTTCGACCACCCCCAGGGGAGCAATCCGCAAGCCGTCGCACAACCGGCGCGCCCGCTTCTCCTCCGTTGGCAGCAACCCGCGCCAGATTTCCTCCACCGAGATGGCGCACGCCCACGGCTCGACGCCGGAGCGGCGCAGCGACACGAGACGCCGCGCCGCGGGCCGGCCGCGTAACGCGTCGATGAGTACGGTGGTGTCCAGCAGTATGCGGGCCATCCGTCACCCCGACCGGCGCACGTCCTCGCGGCGCTGGTTGCGTACCCACGCCGCCGGGTCGTCGTCCCACTCGTGCCCGGAGTCGGCAATCGAGCCGAGCGCGGCTTCGATGTCGTCCCAGCGCCGCTCGTCCTCCAGTGCCCGCCGTACCACCTGCCCGATGAATGCACTCCGCCGGCGTGCCCCCGCACGCCGGTCCAACTCGGCCACCAACCCATCTTCCAGTGTTATGTGCAATCGCATGTGCGCAACATAGCACACACCGCTGCCGCCGTGCCAAGTGCGCAGACACGTGGGGCCACTCGCCACGGGTTCGGCGGGCGTGCATCTTGCTCGCTACGGTGGTACGATTGCGCAACTTGCAGGCGCATTGCCGAGGCCGAATTGGATTTCGACGACTACGACCTCAATCCCAACATCTACGACGAGATGTTCGCGTCGGACGGCAGCCCCCGCGCGCACTCGGGCGGGCTGTACGAGACGCTGACCTCGCTGTCCCGCGAGGCATTGGTCGCCGTCCAGGAACAGGTCACCCGCTCGTTCCGCAACGAAGGGATAACCTTCACCGTGTACACCGACGACGAGGCGGACGAGCGCATCATTCCCATCGACAGCATCCCGCGGGTGATGTCGGGCGCCGATTGGCGCCAACTGGAGGCGGGGCTCACGCAACGCCTCAGAGCGCTCAACCTGTTTCTGAGCGACGTCTACGGTCCGGCCAGGATTGTCGAGGACGGCGTGATCCCCACGGACGTGGTGCGCGACTGCCCGCAGTACCGCCTCGAGATGCGCGGATTCTCACCGCCACAGGGAACCTGGGTATCGATCTGCGGCACCGACCTGGTGCGCACCGGCGACGGCTTCCGCGTACTGGAGGACAACCTGCGCGTGCCGTCGGGCGTGTCGTACATGCTTGCCAACCGCAAGGCGACGAAGGCGAGTTTCCGCCGGCTCTACCGCGCATCCCGCGTGCGCGAGGTGGAAAATTACGGGCGCGAGCTGCTGGCGACGCTGCGCGAGCTCGATCCCAAGGGCCGCTCCGACCCTTCACTCGCGGTGTTGACCCCGGGGGTGTTCAACTCCGCGTTCTATGAGCACGTGTTCCTGGCCAGCGAAGTCGGCGCCGAACTGGTGGAGGGGCGCGACCTCCTGGTCAACGACGGCTCGCTGTTCATGCGCACCACCAAGGGGCTGAGGCGCGTCGACGTGCTCTACCGCCGCGTCGACGACGACTTCATCGACCCACTGGTGTTCCGCCCCGATTCGGTGCTGGGAGTCCCCGGGCTGATGCACGCGTACCGGCTCGGCAACGTGGCGCTGGCGAACGCGCCCGGCACCGGCGTTGCCGACGACAAGAGCGTCTACGCCTACGTCCCCGACATGGTGCGCTACTACCTGGCGGAGGAGCCGCTGCTGGCCAACGTCGACACGCGCCTGTGCCGGCGTCCGGAAGACCTGGAGTACACCCTCGACAACCTGCACAACCTGGTGGTCAAGCGCGTCGGCGAGTCGGGCGGATACGGCATGCTGATCGGGCCGCACGCCACCGGGGAGGAACGGGAAGCGTACGCCAGGCAGGTGCGGGCCAACCCGGCGGACTTCATCTCGCAGCCGGTGCTCGCGCTGTCCCGCACGCCGTGCCTCGTCGACGGTCGGTTCGAGCCCCGCCACGTCGACCTGCGCCCGTTCGTGCTGCACGGCGCGCGTACGCGCATCGTGCCGGGCGCCTTCTGCCGCGTCGCCATGCGGCGCGGCAGCCTGGTGGTGAATTCGAGC
This portion of the Spirochaetaceae bacterium genome encodes:
- a CDS encoding PIN domain-containing protein produces the protein MARILLDTTVLIDALRGRPAARRLVSLRRSGVEPWACAISVEEIWRGLLPTEEKRARRLCDGLRIAPLGVVEAIRAGRWRREFADRGVTLHQADCLIAAAAVRVGAALATANVDDYPMAAVELMPWPVGA
- a CDS encoding circularly permuted type 2 ATP-grasp protein, encoding MDFDDYDLNPNIYDEMFASDGSPRAHSGGLYETLTSLSREALVAVQEQVTRSFRNEGITFTVYTDDEADERIIPIDSIPRVMSGADWRQLEAGLTQRLRALNLFLSDVYGPARIVEDGVIPTDVVRDCPQYRLEMRGFSPPQGTWVSICGTDLVRTGDGFRVLEDNLRVPSGVSYMLANRKATKASFRRLYRASRVREVENYGRELLATLRELDPKGRSDPSLAVLTPGVFNSAFYEHVFLASEVGAELVEGRDLLVNDGSLFMRTTKGLRRVDVLYRRVDDDFIDPLVFRPDSVLGVPGLMHAYRLGNVALANAPGTGVADDKSVYAYVPDMVRYYLAEEPLLANVDTRLCRRPEDLEYTLDNLHNLVVKRVGESGGYGMLIGPHATGEEREAYARQVRANPADFISQPVLALSRTPCLVDGRFEPRHVDLRPFVLHGARTRIVPGAFCRVAMRRGSLVVNSSQGGGGKDFWVLDD